A window of the Virgibacillus pantothenticus genome harbors these coding sequences:
- a CDS encoding MepB family protein, protein MTTHKSENKLESGQQIIDPATNILPYHLEMAIKVYEACGMTVTNKVIREPESAEYSACRFGMEGKDIVFREAKTTPVKIGQFVTIWKRPMDIIIPFDSTDSVDFIVIGVSSSQNQGQFVFDKRILIAKGIMSHNSKKGKTAFRVYPPWTEPVSKQAVKTQQWQLRYFFHFGPHIAIDKESIRKLFNL, encoded by the coding sequence AATAAATTGGAGTCCGGGCAGCAAATTATTGACCCAGCAACAAATATTCTGCCGTATCACTTGGAAATGGCTATTAAAGTTTATGAAGCTTGTGGAATGACAGTGACGAATAAGGTTATTCGAGAACCAGAAAGTGCTGAGTATAGTGCTTGCCGTTTTGGAATGGAAGGGAAAGACATCGTTTTTCGGGAAGCAAAGACAACACCAGTTAAAATAGGTCAGTTCGTAACAATATGGAAACGTCCTATGGATATAATTATCCCATTTGATAGCACGGATAGTGTAGATTTTATCGTTATAGGTGTAAGCAGTTCACAAAACCAAGGCCAGTTTGTTTTTGATAAAAGAATACTCATCGCAAAGGGAATTATGTCTCATAATAGCAAGAAAGGAAAAACGGCTTTTCGAGTCTATCCGCCGTGGACTGAACCTGTGAGCAAGCAGGCTGTGAAGACACAACAATGGCAACTCCGTTACTTTTTTCATTTTGGGCCACATATTGCTATTGATAAAGAAAGCATACGTAAACTTTTTAATCTTTAA